The proteins below are encoded in one region of Paenibacillus albus:
- a CDS encoding enolase C-terminal domain-like protein — protein sequence MVEQLQIRDVRVILTAPDGVNLVIVKIETNEPGLYGLGCATFTQRHHAVATAVEQYLKPFLIGKDPRRIEDIWQTSMVSGYWRNGPVLNNAVSGVDMALWDIKGKMSNQPVYELFGGKLREAAAIYRHADGRDPQEVEDNVRAFMEQGCRYVRCQLGGYGGQGHKLHQPDHVLPGAYFDPDAYVRSVPRMFDHLRDRLGFEIELLHDIHERIVPIEAVRLAKQLEEHRLFFLEDALPPEHLDWFRHIRGQCATPIAMGELFVHSAEWMPLVTERLIDFIRCHISAIGGLTPAKKLGTVCEAFGIRTAWHGPPDLSPVGQAANLHLDLSSPNFGVQEWSALSERMHEVFPGSPTIRNGYAYVNEKPGLGVDIDEQKAALYPCHDVLPAWTLSRIPDGSPSRP from the coding sequence ATGGTTGAGCAATTGCAAATTAGAGACGTTCGTGTCATTCTGACCGCGCCGGATGGCGTCAATCTGGTCATTGTGAAGATCGAAACGAATGAGCCCGGTCTCTACGGCCTTGGCTGTGCAACGTTTACGCAGCGTCACCACGCAGTGGCGACTGCGGTGGAGCAGTACTTGAAGCCGTTTCTGATCGGCAAGGACCCGCGCCGCATCGAGGATATTTGGCAGACGTCGATGGTCAGTGGCTATTGGCGCAACGGTCCCGTGCTGAACAATGCCGTCTCCGGCGTCGATATGGCGTTGTGGGACATCAAGGGAAAAATGTCTAATCAGCCCGTGTATGAGCTGTTCGGCGGCAAGCTTCGCGAAGCGGCGGCGATCTACCGCCATGCGGACGGTCGCGATCCGCAGGAGGTCGAAGACAATGTGCGCGCCTTCATGGAACAGGGCTGCCGCTACGTTCGCTGCCAGCTTGGCGGCTACGGCGGTCAAGGGCATAAGCTGCATCAGCCAGACCATGTGCTGCCCGGTGCTTATTTCGACCCGGACGCCTATGTCCGCAGCGTGCCGCGCATGTTCGATCATCTTCGCGATAGGCTCGGCTTCGAGATCGAATTGCTGCACGATATCCATGAGCGAATCGTGCCGATTGAAGCGGTGCGGCTAGCGAAGCAGCTCGAGGAGCATCGGCTCTTCTTCCTCGAGGATGCGCTGCCGCCGGAGCATCTCGACTGGTTCCGCCATATCCGAGGGCAGTGCGCGACGCCGATTGCGATGGGCGAGCTGTTCGTCCATTCCGCGGAATGGATGCCGCTTGTGACCGAGCGGCTGATCGACTTCATCCGCTGCCATATTAGCGCCATCGGCGGACTGACGCCAGCGAAGAAGCTCGGCACCGTCTGCGAGGCTTTCGGGATTCGCACCGCATGGCATGGTCCGCCGGACCTGTCGCCGGTCGGTCAAGCAGCGAACCTTCACCTCGATCTATCGAGCCCGAATTTCGGCGTTCAAGAATGGAGCGCTCTGTCGGAACGGATGCACGAGGTATTCCCGGGCAGTCCGACCATTCGCAACGGCTATGCATATGTGAACGAGAAGCCGGGACTCGGCGTCGACATCGACGAGCAGAAGGCCGCGCTGTATCCATGCCATGACGTGCTGCCGGCCTGGACGCTGTCGCGTATTCCGGATGGCTCGCCGTCTCGGCCGTGA
- a CDS encoding LacI family DNA-binding transcriptional regulator: MKPVTVYDIAREANVSVATVSRVLNNTAPVKASTREKIMSLIDKHQFQPNALARSLIKKETGMIGIILPDITNPFFPEVLAGLEQEARNNGYTFFLCDTGSYNQDSKSQYKRESQYLRILAEKQVDGIIMIGGRIDLQKSTREMAKEVQEVNKRLPVVLINGNLPGEKFHRVIIDEARGAMQVTDHLIELGHTDIAFMGGYNQMSNTVQRMAGFHSAMERAGIAVREDWVITGGFTINAGKALMNELLSKDGRKPTAIVCANDLVAIGAIKSAVKAGLSVPRDLSIIGFDDIPLAESMIPELTTLSLRCLELGRTAANIMHQLITKTNHVSELTTLQPKLVIRESTAPPPSHSM, from the coding sequence ATGAAACCGGTTACTGTATACGATATTGCTAGAGAGGCCAACGTCTCCGTTGCCACGGTTTCCCGCGTTCTGAACAACACGGCACCTGTGAAAGCTTCGACACGCGAGAAGATTATGAGTCTCATCGACAAGCATCAGTTTCAACCGAATGCGCTTGCGAGAAGTCTGATTAAGAAGGAGACGGGAATGATCGGCATCATTTTGCCTGACATTACGAATCCCTTCTTTCCTGAGGTGTTAGCAGGTCTTGAGCAGGAAGCCCGCAACAACGGCTACACGTTCTTCCTGTGCGATACGGGCTCTTACAATCAGGATTCAAAGTCGCAATACAAGCGGGAATCGCAATATTTGCGTATTTTGGCAGAGAAGCAAGTAGACGGAATTATCATGATTGGCGGCCGGATCGATCTGCAGAAATCGACAAGAGAAATGGCCAAGGAAGTACAGGAAGTGAATAAGCGACTGCCTGTCGTGCTCATTAACGGCAACCTTCCGGGAGAAAAATTTCACCGCGTCATTATTGACGAGGCGCGCGGAGCTATGCAAGTAACCGATCATCTCATCGAGCTTGGACATACCGATATTGCATTCATGGGCGGCTATAACCAGATGTCGAATACCGTCCAGCGTATGGCAGGTTTCCACAGCGCAATGGAGCGGGCTGGCATTGCTGTGCGCGAAGACTGGGTTATTACGGGCGGTTTCACCATCAATGCAGGCAAAGCGCTCATGAATGAGCTGCTTAGCAAGGATGGCCGGAAGCCGACTGCGATTGTTTGCGCCAACGATCTTGTTGCGATCGGTGCTATTAAGTCTGCGGTTAAAGCAGGGCTTAGCGTCCCTCGCGATCTCTCGATTATCGGCTTCGACGATATCCCTCTGGCCGAGAGTATGATCCCTGAGCTGACGACGCTATCGCTTCGTTGTCTTGAGCTTGGACGTACGGCAGCGAATATTATGCACCAGCTCATAACGAAGACGAATCATGTCAGCGAGCTTACGACATTGCAGCCCAAGCTGGTTATCCGCGAGAGCACTGCGCCTCCGCCAAGCCACAGCATGTAA
- a CDS encoding phytanoyl-CoA dioxygenase family protein, producing MSLTLSEQVAQFERDGYLVVKQALSKEQVALLVERVIAISEGFTTREIPDIIDRDEAFVPLLVHPPVFNVMRALMGPKLQMESVNATRIKPGKGMPVGWHMDSHVYPEPLPPYWYFPVSINCAYYLDDITQEKGPLVVVPGSHKSGANPPEGLDHIEGQVEVLVDAGDAVIFHGALWHAALPNLHPTEERRALYYNHLQSFCKYRVDNFKGDRSQQLRESGPFYIQQMLGKFDGWHEIPADAEEQLASLQGSK from the coding sequence GTGAGTTTGACCTTGAGCGAACAAGTCGCGCAGTTTGAGCGCGATGGTTACCTAGTTGTGAAGCAGGCGCTGAGCAAGGAGCAGGTGGCGTTGTTGGTTGAGCGGGTCATCGCGATCTCCGAAGGGTTCACGACGCGAGAAATCCCGGACATTATCGACCGGGATGAGGCGTTCGTGCCGCTGCTGGTCCATCCGCCCGTCTTTAACGTGATGCGCGCGCTGATGGGGCCGAAGCTGCAGATGGAGAGCGTCAATGCGACGCGGATTAAGCCGGGCAAAGGAATGCCTGTTGGCTGGCATATGGACTCGCATGTATATCCGGAGCCGCTGCCGCCGTATTGGTACTTCCCGGTCTCGATCAACTGCGCGTATTATCTAGATGATATCACGCAGGAGAAAGGACCGCTTGTCGTTGTGCCTGGATCGCATAAGAGCGGTGCGAATCCGCCGGAAGGCCTTGATCACATCGAGGGTCAGGTCGAGGTGCTCGTGGACGCAGGCGATGCGGTTATATTCCACGGCGCGCTCTGGCATGCGGCGCTGCCGAATCTGCATCCGACTGAGGAGCGCCGCGCCTTGTATTACAACCATTTGCAGTCTTTCTGCAAGTATCGCGTCGACAACTTCAAGGGCGATCGCTCCCAGCAGCTGCGCGAGAGCGGTCCGTTCTACATTCAACAAATGCTCGGAAAATTCGACGGCTGGCACGAGATTCCCGCTGATGCTGAAGAACAACTAGCGAGCCTGCAAGGTTCGAAGTGA
- a CDS encoding general stress protein yields MTYRVGIFNTENEAIEAVNALERAGFTRQELRVITKDRDHSRRIESETDVHADEMTDLMLTRAAADDRTNNDLGVAAPVPVSGLNMGVFGGVAFPNNGILAGAAAYDSDSTIESALIDIGLDEGDAGACRDAIARGAILVAANMGDNQLADGPDLSVGGTAEAVFRDNGAARIL; encoded by the coding sequence TTGACTTACAGAGTTGGGATTTTTAATACGGAGAATGAAGCGATTGAAGCGGTGAACGCGCTTGAGAGAGCGGGCTTCACGCGACAGGAACTGAGAGTAATCACGAAGGATCGCGACCATTCGCGGCGCATCGAATCGGAGACGGATGTCCATGCCGATGAGATGACTGATCTTATGCTGACACGCGCCGCCGCCGATGATCGTACCAATAACGATCTTGGCGTTGCCGCTCCGGTACCTGTTAGCGGCCTTAACATGGGCGTCTTCGGCGGGGTGGCGTTCCCGAACAACGGGATCTTGGCAGGAGCCGCTGCCTACGACAGCGACAGCACCATCGAGAGCGCGCTGATCGACATCGGTCTTGATGAGGGCGATGCCGGCGCATGCCGTGATGCGATTGCACGAGGAGCGATATTGGTCGCAGCTAACATGGGCGATAATCAGCTCGCAGATGGGCCGGATCTGTCGGTTGGCGGCACAGCAGAAGCGGTATTCCGCGACAACGGCGCTGCTCGGATTTTGTAG
- a CDS encoding carbohydrate ABC transporter permease — protein MQRSRGEKWFNVVNMLFMLVFSFLCLYPFIYILAISFNDAMDAQKGGIYIWPRMFSLKNYEVIFSDQNIFLAYGVTVARVVVGVITQVLLVAMFAYVLTKKNFPLRKFLNWWIVIPMFLSGGLIPFYITLQQLHLLNSFWTYIIPGLYGAFNIMLVRTFMTELPEALEESAKIDGASDARIFFSIIFPLSKPVLATIALFVGVSHWNDWFTGFTFISNTKLWTAQNLLLFLIQSNEASNLAVLSKMHQGAVTVTAESIKMAMLIVTTAPILCIYPFLQKYFVKGIMLGSLKG, from the coding sequence ATGCAGAGATCACGGGGAGAAAAATGGTTCAACGTCGTCAATATGCTGTTCATGCTCGTTTTTTCGTTTCTATGCTTGTATCCGTTTATTTATATCCTGGCCATCTCCTTCAACGATGCGATGGACGCGCAGAAGGGCGGCATTTATATTTGGCCTCGTATGTTCAGCTTGAAGAACTACGAAGTCATCTTCAGCGATCAAAATATATTCCTCGCGTATGGCGTAACCGTAGCGAGGGTTGTTGTCGGTGTCATTACGCAGGTGCTGCTCGTGGCTATGTTTGCGTATGTGCTCACGAAGAAGAATTTTCCGCTGCGTAAGTTTCTGAACTGGTGGATCGTCATTCCGATGTTCCTTAGCGGCGGACTGATTCCGTTCTATATCACGCTGCAGCAGCTCCATCTGCTCAACAGCTTCTGGACGTACATCATCCCGGGCTTGTACGGCGCATTCAATATCATGCTCGTGCGCACGTTCATGACCGAGCTGCCGGAAGCGCTGGAGGAGTCGGCGAAGATCGACGGCGCGTCGGATGCGCGAATCTTCTTCAGCATTATTTTCCCGCTGTCGAAGCCGGTGCTTGCGACCATAGCGCTGTTCGTCGGCGTCAGCCACTGGAATGACTGGTTCACGGGCTTCACCTTCATCTCGAATACGAAGCTGTGGACGGCGCAGAACCTATTGCTCTTCCTCATTCAGTCGAACGAGGCGTCCAACCTTGCGGTACTGAGCAAGATGCATCAAGGTGCGGTGACCGTTACGGCGGAATCGATCAAGATGGCGATGCTGATCGTTACAACGGCGCCGATTCTATGCATTTATCCGTTCTTGCAGAAGTATTTTGTCAAAGGCATCATGCTAGGCTCACTGAAAGGATGA
- a CDS encoding beta-galactosidase yields the protein MNMEVKAESAMQLASSSLRIGDNAEIILCASLFYFRNPRAHWRERMEQLKAFGYNAIDVYFPWNFHELGEGVWDFSGERDVEAFLKLAAEVGLWVVARPGPYICSEWDGGALPAYLFAKPDIVIRSTEETYMLAVENWFDRILPILAKYEQHRGGSIICVQLENELDFYDCRDPFAYITALRDMAISRGITAKLIACAGQGGLYEASGLVDGVVPTCNFYPNDMDPEFESKVVVYESRLAELDLPLLVTETNRSHFLLRRLLSCGAKLLGPYLQVSGTNFGFTNGTNNWGKPLAFMTSDYDFYGMISPEGHVRSEAYEGLLMRRVINAYGSTLAEAVTAPAEEIASLVRGERSSSGTLAARQLRLKQGGQLLFAANVGKQEEAVQLDIGTVGSRVRVPQASQLITVPGRCEMLPIAVPLSNWGLEGALNYSTAELSDVYRVKEGKKTIIVFHSEHEGEISLTLNQPVVASEVEEGMKQHEQQEEATYLFTFSAAAGQIAIGRLELADGHTIELVGLVRSDALLMNSLTNDSGYITVGSPLVYDEATRDVAVNWSLKQVDSIAPLAAQPANTPLTNGVDYLEKNGIYRGYAWYEAVDQSPSDEKVQGILIQQGSDVVSLYADQTYLGSCVPGGSSRFIRTGSSKAGSKLTARVEIWGHTNFDDARLPALKLDSMKGIRGLTSVTRVQPLTNWRVLRTKPGTGTLQPELLAPDFDDSAWAIVSFGGWLSPDHPSAEYFRKTFTASQIADSWTLHFQGIQALAKVFVNGKEAGSVHSFDPYMNISAYVTPGEEVHVAVFLERVLGLSAGEVILYEGNSARDWRLSASEESGLLAHAAKEQPSAESQTLPVHLESGAVAWLYGKLEQPSDGNGWRVQVKGSNMKLTVFLGEVIVGRLWTANGVTRTSFSGGSQESFFLPGPWLKPGDQNELTILLEAMELGEPAQVESLTFLPVGVLKD from the coding sequence ATGAACATGGAAGTGAAAGCAGAATCTGCAATGCAACTCGCATCATCATCGCTGCGCATCGGCGACAACGCCGAAATTATCCTCTGCGCCTCCTTATTTTACTTCCGCAACCCTCGTGCACATTGGCGCGAACGGATGGAACAGCTGAAAGCATTCGGCTACAATGCCATCGACGTGTACTTCCCTTGGAACTTTCATGAGCTTGGCGAAGGCGTCTGGGATTTCTCGGGAGAGCGGGATGTAGAAGCGTTCCTGAAGCTTGCGGCCGAAGTCGGCCTCTGGGTCGTTGCAAGACCGGGACCTTACATCTGCTCGGAATGGGATGGAGGCGCACTTCCTGCCTACCTGTTCGCGAAGCCAGACATCGTCATTCGAAGCACGGAAGAGACGTACATGCTGGCGGTGGAGAATTGGTTCGATCGGATTCTGCCAATCCTGGCGAAGTACGAGCAGCACCGCGGCGGCTCCATCATCTGCGTGCAGCTGGAGAATGAGCTCGACTTCTACGATTGCAGAGACCCGTTCGCGTACATCACCGCTCTTCGCGATATGGCGATTAGCCGAGGCATTACCGCCAAGCTGATTGCCTGCGCTGGTCAAGGCGGCCTGTACGAAGCATCCGGACTTGTCGATGGAGTCGTTCCAACCTGCAATTTCTATCCGAACGACATGGACCCTGAATTCGAATCAAAAGTAGTCGTGTACGAATCAAGGCTCGCAGAGCTAGACCTTCCGCTTCTCGTTACTGAAACGAACCGTTCGCACTTCCTGCTGCGCCGCCTCCTCTCCTGCGGGGCAAAGCTTCTTGGGCCTTATCTTCAAGTATCCGGTACGAACTTCGGTTTCACGAACGGCACAAACAACTGGGGCAAGCCGCTTGCGTTCATGACGAGCGATTATGATTTCTACGGCATGATCTCGCCTGAAGGCCATGTGCGAAGCGAAGCCTACGAAGGGCTATTGATGCGCAGAGTAATTAATGCATACGGCAGCACGCTTGCTGAAGCGGTAACAGCTCCGGCCGAAGAGATCGCATCTTTAGTACGAGGAGAACGCTCTTCATCTGGGACGCTAGCCGCACGCCAGCTCCGGCTGAAGCAGGGCGGGCAGCTGCTCTTCGCAGCTAATGTCGGCAAGCAAGAAGAAGCGGTACAGCTTGACATTGGAACTGTTGGTTCGCGGGTGAGAGTGCCGCAAGCTTCGCAGCTGATTACCGTACCAGGCCGATGCGAGATGCTGCCGATTGCAGTTCCGCTGAGCAATTGGGGCTTGGAAGGTGCGCTTAACTATTCAACGGCTGAACTTTCAGATGTGTACCGAGTGAAAGAAGGCAAGAAGACGATTATCGTCTTCCATAGCGAGCATGAAGGAGAGATATCGCTCACACTGAATCAACCGGTCGTGGCATCCGAAGTCGAGGAAGGCATGAAGCAGCACGAGCAACAAGAGGAAGCAACGTATCTGTTTACGTTCTCCGCGGCAGCTGGACAAATTGCCATCGGCAGGCTCGAGCTGGCAGATGGCCATACGATCGAACTTGTCGGGCTGGTTAGATCCGATGCGCTTCTCATGAATTCGCTGACAAATGACAGCGGTTACATTACAGTTGGCAGCCCTCTAGTATACGATGAAGCGACTCGTGATGTCGCAGTCAACTGGTCGCTGAAGCAGGTCGATTCCATCGCGCCGCTAGCTGCGCAGCCAGCTAACACTCCGCTTACAAATGGAGTGGACTATCTGGAGAAGAACGGTATCTATCGGGGGTATGCATGGTACGAAGCGGTTGACCAATCTCCGTCGGATGAGAAGGTGCAAGGCATTCTGATTCAGCAGGGCAGCGACGTCGTATCGCTCTACGCCGATCAAACCTATCTCGGCAGTTGCGTGCCGGGAGGCAGCAGCCGGTTCATTCGCACAGGCAGCAGCAAGGCGGGAAGCAAGCTGACCGCACGGGTGGAAATTTGGGGCCATACCAATTTTGATGATGCAAGACTTCCGGCGCTGAAGCTTGATTCGATGAAGGGAATCAGAGGACTGACCTCCGTTACACGGGTACAGCCGCTCACGAACTGGCGGGTACTTCGGACAAAGCCGGGAACGGGCACTCTGCAGCCTGAACTGCTCGCTCCTGACTTCGATGATAGCGCTTGGGCCATTGTAAGCTTCGGCGGCTGGTTGTCTCCAGATCATCCGTCGGCCGAATATTTCCGCAAGACGTTCACAGCTTCGCAGATTGCGGATTCATGGACCCTGCATTTCCAAGGGATTCAAGCGCTCGCGAAGGTGTTCGTCAATGGCAAAGAAGCCGGTTCCGTTCATTCATTCGATCCCTATATGAATATCTCCGCTTACGTTACGCCGGGCGAAGAAGTGCATGTAGCGGTATTCCTAGAACGAGTTCTCGGCCTCAGTGCAGGGGAAGTCATCCTGTATGAGGGCAACTCTGCTCGTGATTGGCGTTTATCGGCAAGCGAGGAATCGGGCCTGTTGGCACATGCAGCCAAGGAGCAGCCTTCCGCCGAATCGCAAACACTGCCGGTTCACCTGGAATCCGGAGCGGTGGCTTGGCTTTACGGGAAGCTGGAGCAGCCAAGTGATGGCAATGGCTGGCGCGTTCAAGTGAAGGGCAGCAACATGAAGCTGACCGTATTCCTTGGCGAAGTCATTGTCGGCCGGTTATGGACAGCAAACGGCGTCACGCGTACAAGCTTCAGCGGCGGTAGTCAAGAATCATTCTTCCTGCCGGGACCATGGTTAAAGCCTGGCGATCAGAATGAATTAACGATTCTGCTCGAAGCGATGGAGTTAGGCGAGCCTGCACAGGTGGAGAGTCTAACCTTCCTGCCGGTCGGCGTTTTGAAGGACTAA
- a CDS encoding type 2 periplasmic-binding domain-containing protein, which translates to MRIRQNVGILLTAALTVGLVGCGGNNGSNSTSSSNNSGNASSNAANSTNTTNSANTSNSTNSSNNGGTSNTSSEEVGTVDNLKITAFNWGWDNADPAKDVVLPELKKRLGLKDLTYDVIKTGGYDDVVQKLQLWASTGGSDWPDIVTTGSDSRTKLILNNLGESGKLEDLTPWLEKYPNVKNAVEKLLPFTSDPHDGKIYSIAQNFSNMQAYAIDQPTIWIRKDWLDKLNLPLPKTVDDLYNDLKAFKEQIKDVNGQPVIPYAAFGENFRNMIKLFFPPDQNDGTGVWYTDANGKPARSDVSQSDNLIRALTFYNKLYNEGLIEKEAFTLKQGQIDEKGNQGRYGAVHGAYWEQANPFTDSMKKTDPKAEFVGVQLYDPTIASGPSLPKFRLEAWSLWAVKAGLPKEEVNTFFKTLDYVLSEEGTILTKYGLEGQQWERNADGKIIDTKAFFDETQGDWNKRAHFGIDVYSFIPNYDALIKNQAPSGYELREDMIETWKNLGSKFPTEYVTDPQRYVEPGDVENKATVGQGERYKQLVAKAVTAKNPDGIKKLVEDWGKNVKALGYDKIVAEREEAAKSIHLENLK; encoded by the coding sequence GTGAGAATCCGTCAGAATGTAGGTATTTTGCTTACGGCAGCTTTAACGGTAGGTTTGGTCGGGTGCGGCGGCAACAATGGCAGCAACAGCACGAGCAGCAGCAATAACAGCGGCAATGCATCCAGCAATGCAGCGAATTCCACGAATACAACGAACTCCGCGAATACGTCCAATTCAACGAACAGCTCAAACAACGGGGGCACGTCCAATACATCCAGCGAAGAAGTCGGCACTGTCGATAACCTGAAGATTACCGCGTTCAACTGGGGCTGGGATAATGCAGACCCGGCGAAGGACGTCGTCCTGCCGGAGCTGAAGAAGCGCCTTGGCCTGAAGGATCTGACGTATGACGTCATCAAGACCGGCGGATACGACGATGTCGTACAGAAGCTGCAGCTGTGGGCTTCGACAGGAGGCTCCGACTGGCCGGATATCGTCACAACCGGTTCCGATTCCAGAACGAAGCTTATCTTGAACAACCTAGGCGAGAGCGGCAAGCTCGAAGACTTAACGCCATGGCTGGAGAAATATCCGAACGTGAAGAATGCGGTTGAGAAGCTGCTCCCATTCACTTCCGACCCGCATGACGGCAAAATCTACAGCATCGCGCAAAACTTCTCCAACATGCAAGCGTACGCCATCGACCAGCCGACCATCTGGATTCGCAAGGATTGGCTCGACAAGCTGAACCTGCCGCTTCCGAAAACGGTCGATGATCTGTATAACGATCTGAAAGCATTCAAGGAACAAATCAAGGACGTGAACGGCCAGCCGGTCATTCCGTATGCGGCATTCGGCGAGAACTTCCGCAATATGATTAAGCTGTTCTTCCCGCCGGATCAGAACGACGGAACAGGTGTATGGTACACCGATGCGAACGGCAAGCCGGCTCGCTCCGACGTCAGCCAGTCAGACAATCTGATTCGTGCGCTTACATTCTACAACAAGCTGTACAACGAAGGCTTGATCGAGAAAGAAGCGTTTACGCTGAAGCAAGGCCAGATCGACGAGAAAGGCAACCAAGGCCGCTATGGAGCTGTTCACGGCGCGTATTGGGAGCAAGCGAATCCGTTCACGGACAGCATGAAGAAGACGGATCCGAAGGCGGAGTTCGTCGGCGTTCAGCTGTATGATCCTACGATCGCTTCCGGCCCTAGCCTGCCGAAGTTCCGACTGGAAGCATGGAGCCTCTGGGCAGTGAAAGCCGGCCTGCCGAAGGAAGAAGTCAATACATTCTTCAAGACGCTGGACTACGTCCTTTCTGAGGAAGGCACGATTTTGACAAAGTATGGGCTAGAAGGCCAGCAATGGGAACGCAACGCTGATGGCAAAATCATCGATACGAAGGCGTTCTTCGACGAAACGCAAGGCGACTGGAATAAACGCGCGCACTTCGGTATCGACGTGTACTCCTTCATTCCTAACTATGACGCGCTCATCAAGAACCAAGCGCCGAGCGGCTACGAGCTGCGTGAAGATATGATCGAGACGTGGAAGAACCTCGGATCCAAATTCCCAACCGAATACGTTACAGATCCGCAGCGGTATGTTGAGCCTGGCGATGTGGAGAACAAAGCGACAGTCGGCCAAGGCGAGCGCTACAAGCAGCTGGTGGCGAAGGCGGTAACGGCGAAGAATCCGGACGGCATCAAGAAGCTCGTCGAGGATTGGGGCAAGAACGTCAAAGCGCTTGGCTATGACAAAATCGTTGCGGAGCGCGAAGAAGCGGCGAAGTCGATTCACCTGGAGAACCTGAAGTAA
- a CDS encoding ABC transporter permease, whose translation MATLAESQTNTAVEARRRAMTKRILHKMWDQRWLYIFTIPGIIFFLLFSYYPMVGIIIAFQDYNPVKGYSGSEFVGLENFKTIFNLPDFTNALRNTVIISGLKLLIGFPVTILFALLINEIHQTVFKRFVQTISYLPYFISWVIAAGLWYKMLSPDGGLINEMLTRIGFLNEPFYFMGSTHAFLPIVIFTELWKNIGFNAIIYLAALSGIDPHLYEVSSIDGASRIRQIWHIALPGIRGTMVLLFILSASGLMSAGFDQLWTMGNLQVQEVGQILDTLILSYLRNSGGFMGLSLGATMGVFQATVGLILFLVCNFVAKLIKQESLI comes from the coding sequence ATGGCAACTCTCGCAGAAAGCCAGACGAACACCGCAGTGGAGGCGCGGCGCAGGGCGATGACGAAGCGGATTTTGCACAAAATGTGGGATCAGCGCTGGCTGTACATTTTCACCATACCGGGCATTATCTTCTTCCTCCTGTTCTCGTATTATCCAATGGTCGGCATCATTATCGCGTTCCAGGACTACAATCCAGTCAAAGGCTACTCCGGCAGCGAGTTTGTTGGGCTCGAGAACTTCAAGACGATCTTTAATCTGCCTGACTTCACGAATGCGCTTCGGAATACGGTTATCATTAGCGGGCTCAAGCTGCTGATCGGATTCCCGGTTACGATTCTGTTCGCGCTTCTCATTAACGAGATTCATCAGACGGTATTCAAACGCTTCGTGCAGACGATCAGCTACTTGCCGTACTTCATCTCCTGGGTTATCGCTGCTGGATTATGGTACAAGATGCTGTCGCCGGACGGGGGACTCATTAACGAGATGCTGACGCGCATCGGCTTCTTGAACGAGCCGTTCTACTTCATGGGCAGCACGCATGCCTTCCTGCCGATCGTCATCTTCACGGAGCTGTGGAAAAATATCGGCTTCAACGCCATTATCTACCTAGCCGCGCTGTCAGGCATTGATCCGCATCTGTACGAAGTGTCCAGCATCGACGGGGCAAGCCGTATTCGCCAAATTTGGCATATCGCGCTGCCGGGCATCCGCGGCACGATGGTGCTGCTGTTCATTCTGAGCGCCTCCGGTCTGATGAGTGCAGGCTTCGACCAATTGTGGACGATGGGCAATCTGCAGGTGCAGGAGGTTGGTCAGATTCTCGATACGCTTATCTTAAGCTATCTGCGTAACTCGGGCGGCTTCATGGGCCTCTCGCTCGGCGCGACGATGGGCGTGTTCCAAGCGACGGTCGGACTTATTCTGTTCCTCGTCTGTAACTTTGTTGCCAAGTTAATCAAACAAGAGTCACTCATATAG